One genomic region from Nocardia vinacea encodes:
- a CDS encoding alpha/beta hydrolase: protein MPRFRIHPQPSTTGQHGSLGPSSFQPGECGFSSASTSRREPFTAAHLDLTPFTVAAADGIRLSASRIGPTSAPASVVYVHGILTDSTYWRPLAGHLHQRLDGGITQIVYDQRGHGSCKESDPGAETMLSTLVDDLDAVVAHAHGAVVLVAHSVASLLVQAWAEQYPRRARALAGIVLFNGCPEFHWLTTASDAGRTSKRSRRRESRLVEELSSHLHEPPARYGLPRRSEFANVGPSRATTDLEAALAAYGSTTLTGEIASIMRSVPTWVLTGELDPVVAPSRSRHLAEHIWGDYDSVPGAGHSLPRTHPAAAGEPILAALEVAYRTYQQDGGPL, encoded by the coding sequence ATGCCCCGCTTCCGGATTCATCCCCAACCCTCCACAACCGGGCAACACGGCTCCCTCGGTCCATCCAGTTTCCAGCCCGGTGAGTGCGGATTCTCGTCCGCATCGACATCGCGGCGCGAACCTTTCACCGCTGCCCACCTGGACCTCACGCCGTTCACCGTGGCCGCGGCGGACGGAATCCGGCTGTCGGCCAGTCGCATCGGCCCCACGTCGGCACCGGCGAGCGTGGTCTACGTCCACGGAATACTCACCGACTCCACCTACTGGAGGCCGCTGGCCGGGCATCTGCACCAACGCCTCGACGGCGGTATCACCCAAATCGTCTACGACCAGCGCGGACACGGCAGCTGCAAAGAATCTGATCCGGGTGCGGAGACCATGTTGTCGACGCTCGTCGATGACCTCGACGCGGTCGTGGCGCACGCGCACGGCGCGGTCGTGCTCGTGGCGCACTCGGTGGCGTCGCTGCTGGTGCAGGCATGGGCCGAGCAGTACCCACGCCGGGCTCGTGCACTGGCGGGGATCGTGCTGTTCAACGGCTGCCCCGAATTCCACTGGCTCACAACTGCTTCCGATGCAGGCCGCACATCGAAGCGCTCGCGACGGCGGGAAAGCCGGCTCGTCGAGGAACTGAGCAGCCACCTGCACGAGCCACCGGCGCGCTACGGTCTGCCGCGCCGCAGCGAGTTCGCCAACGTCGGTCCCAGCAGGGCTACCACCGACCTCGAGGCGGCCCTGGCCGCCTACGGAAGCACCACGCTGACCGGTGAGATAGCCAGCATCATGCGCAGCGTCCCGACCTGGGTGTTGACCGGCGAACTCGACCCGGTTGTGGCACCGAGTAGATCCCGCCACCTCGCCGAGCACATCTGGGGCGACTACGACAGCGTCCCGGGTGCCGGGCACTCGCTGCCGCGCACTCACCCTGCTGCGGCGGGCGAGCCGATCCTGGCCGCTCTCGAGGTCGCCTACCGCACCTACCAGCAGGACGGCGGCCCACTGTGA
- a CDS encoding cutinase family protein gives MHTSTIRTSTPQRVAATILALVTVSAAAGSTVGADPGVPLGTRCPSLYALGVQGSDEAAPDAAITSDSGALGQMFGPLAAAAGDLVQRAYVPYGHAADGTALPYDAAVTAASARLEQMAAEVLARCPTTKIAAAGYAQGAPAVAQFAQRVGTGNTQLRADQIAGIALLANPNRDTNTPVLPGRPGATSPSAAPGTTGQKVAEIALLNPSLSGAGITAGAASSGYGALTGRVADLCVAGDATCDTPTASPLATAAANIAARSDLRDPIAAISTIAQALSATVYTTAVNVVNKDLTGTSLDQLSYQPTKTLGQRLAEASDPNTTPPAPSDALAALFKIGTIGLNAAISVARTVFTPATITELATVGMSDPLAAVAVLGTKLASAVVELVPPQTTSRWINDTFTAITSTITDHSELYTLAGSAQYSDTTGRHGSYQTVPAATTGKSALAATADWFTALARDLAATGTASAPPQSTTASTTSAAATTSSSSQATPAAPTSSVGP, from the coding sequence ATGCACACCAGCACCATCAGAACATCGACACCGCAACGCGTCGCCGCGACGATCCTGGCGTTGGTCACCGTGTCGGCAGCCGCGGGCAGCACGGTGGGCGCCGATCCCGGTGTCCCCCTGGGCACGAGATGCCCGAGCCTGTACGCGCTTGGGGTGCAGGGCAGCGACGAAGCCGCTCCCGACGCGGCGATCACCAGTGACTCCGGCGCACTCGGGCAGATGTTCGGTCCTCTCGCTGCCGCCGCGGGGGATCTCGTGCAGCGCGCCTACGTCCCCTACGGCCACGCCGCCGACGGGACAGCCCTGCCATACGACGCCGCGGTTACGGCCGCCTCGGCGCGGCTGGAACAGATGGCTGCCGAGGTCCTCGCGCGCTGCCCGACCACCAAGATCGCCGCCGCCGGATACGCCCAGGGCGCACCCGCGGTCGCACAGTTCGCGCAGCGTGTCGGCACAGGCAACACACAACTGCGCGCCGACCAGATCGCCGGGATCGCGTTGCTGGCCAATCCGAACCGCGACACCAACACCCCCGTCTTGCCCGGCCGGCCCGGCGCCACCTCGCCGTCTGCGGCACCCGGGACCACGGGGCAGAAGGTCGCCGAGATCGCGCTGCTCAACCCGTCGCTGTCAGGCGCCGGTATCACCGCTGGGGCGGCGTCGAGTGGATACGGGGCGTTGACCGGCAGAGTCGCCGACCTGTGCGTGGCAGGTGACGCGACCTGCGATACACCCACCGCAAGCCCGCTGGCCACCGCCGCGGCGAACATCGCCGCCCGCTCGGACCTCCGGGATCCGATCGCGGCGATCTCCACGATCGCCCAAGCCTTGTCGGCGACCGTCTACACCACCGCGGTGAATGTGGTCAACAAGGACCTGACCGGCACCAGCCTCGACCAACTGTCCTACCAACCGACCAAAACCCTCGGCCAGCGCTTGGCTGAAGCCTCCGACCCGAACACCACTCCACCCGCGCCGAGCGATGCGCTCGCGGCGCTGTTCAAGATCGGCACCATCGGCTTGAACGCCGCGATCTCGGTGGCACGCACAGTGTTCACTCCGGCCACGATTACCGAACTCGCCACTGTCGGCATGAGCGACCCCTTGGCGGCGGTCGCAGTACTGGGCACCAAACTCGCCAGCGCAGTGGTCGAGCTGGTTCCACCCCAGACCACCAGCCGCTGGATCAACGACACCTTCACCGCGATCACCAGCACCATCACCGACCACAGCGAGCTCTACACCCTCGCCGGATCCGCCCAATACAGCGACACCACCGGCCGCCACGGCTCCTACCAGACCGTACCCGCCGCTACGACCGGGAAATCGGCGCTGGCCGCGACCGCCGACTGGTTCACCGCACTCGCCCGCGACCTCGCCGCCACCGGAACCGCGTCGGCCCCACCACAGTCCACCACCGCGTCGACAACCAGCGCAGCCGCCACCACATCCAGCAGCAGCCAAGCTACGCCGGCGGCCCCGACATCGAGCGTCGGACCCTAA
- a CDS encoding C40 family peptidase, with translation MDSSKTTAMVAISLPVALLLMLLIVVGAAPGTSCAATLTPDTTGGASASTGTSVAGLNQAQLRLARNGVAIGKQRRMPQSVIVAELAAQATESTFRNLANSSVPESLSYSNDGVGHDHDSVGPHQMRVSVWGSAGIAQLMNPVYQINWFYDQATKITGAQQMTPPQLAQAIEQSAPAAYAGQLDLAERLYAMFADIDPASMPTGQAGQSPTGCGAGGSGAPLSPAGPFGQAVIAAALRWIGTPYVWGGGDSNGPTGGGFDCSGLTLYAIYQASSGRIRLSHYTQAQQDHPTAQPVPFANRAPGDLIFFTAPGGTDSHHVGIYYGRVYHGPDDKTGTEMLLHAPQTGQTVTLTPLSAWDEHMDVRRYSSPTTPTPDTTPGGRT, from the coding sequence ATGGATTCCTCGAAAACCACTGCCATGGTGGCGATTTCGCTGCCCGTTGCGCTGCTTCTGATGTTGCTGATCGTGGTCGGCGCCGCGCCGGGGACTTCGTGTGCGGCCACACTCACACCGGATACGACCGGGGGTGCGAGCGCGTCGACCGGTACGAGTGTGGCTGGGTTGAACCAAGCCCAGTTGCGGCTGGCCCGCAATGGTGTCGCGATCGGCAAGCAACGTCGGATGCCGCAGTCGGTGATCGTCGCCGAGTTGGCCGCCCAAGCCACCGAAAGCACGTTCCGGAATCTGGCGAATTCCTCGGTTCCAGAATCGCTTTCCTACAGCAACGACGGTGTCGGGCACGATCACGACTCGGTCGGCCCGCATCAGATGCGAGTCAGTGTCTGGGGATCGGCGGGGATCGCGCAGCTGATGAACCCGGTGTATCAAATCAACTGGTTCTACGACCAGGCAACGAAAATCACTGGCGCCCAACAGATGACCCCGCCCCAGCTCGCTCAGGCCATCGAACAATCCGCGCCCGCCGCCTACGCCGGGCAACTCGACCTCGCCGAGCGGTTGTATGCGATGTTCGCCGACATCGACCCGGCCTCGATGCCCACCGGGCAGGCAGGACAGTCACCGACAGGGTGCGGCGCAGGTGGTTCGGGTGCACCGCTGAGTCCGGCAGGGCCTTTCGGACAAGCCGTCATCGCTGCGGCGCTGCGGTGGATCGGTACCCCGTACGTGTGGGGCGGCGGCGACAGCAATGGTCCGACCGGCGGCGGATTCGACTGCTCCGGATTGACCCTCTACGCGATCTACCAAGCCTCCAGCGGCCGGATCCGATTGTCGCACTACACCCAAGCCCAACAGGACCACCCAACCGCGCAACCGGTGCCCTTCGCCAATCGGGCACCCGGGGACCTGATCTTCTTCACCGCCCCAGGCGGCACCGATTCCCATCACGTCGGCATCTACTACGGCCGCGTCTACCACGGCCCCGACGACAAGACCGGCACCGAGATGCTGCTGCACGCACCGCAGACAGGGCAAACCGTCACCCTGACCCCGCTCAGCGCCTGGGACGAACACATGGACGTCCGCCGCTACAGCAGCCCCACCACCCCAACCCCCGACACCACCCCGGGAGGTCGAACATGA
- a CDS encoding acyl-CoA dehydrogenase family protein, which produces MISSHHPPKQPLSVAHEKGIATMTVTDPPSLRTHGWGPSPQHQLDPTMTAVREALFGTDRALHTRVRAAMVALADQPIAGATHDAEVRRSYAMLRRIVDDLGGSSRHIAADPALLRAVFDWAAIAAPRLLPLLSGHFRLVIGGIEELGNGTLYQQHCLAELDRVDAVGALLHTELAGTNGVDIQTLAIRQSDGTFLLRTPVGGAVKFMPNCAEASVPKTVIVTARLLADGVDEGIFPFLLRLRTRAGLAPGVHVARLPEKAWAPMDNAMIFFDDVVVPGDGLLAGDWARFVGGRLECEMSLGERFHRTISPLQNGRSTLASAAIAGARAGIAITWHYARQRRPGRGPRMSERDAVLRDLTSAVAQVYAMTALARDVHEHLGSDSDTTGSVRAMLAKPIISNTALAVLSLCRQRCAAQGALRVNGITDWAGNVEGIITAEGENQVLQVATGKLAHQVAAGRAPGHMNVVDLQVCDPPTGNPWWRQLLLDRETMLALSARSGETGPDVLGADSAAIELSTATAERLAADSLLSAAEHSADRRARATLETVAAVYGLERVRASANWVTARGLLTPELAAQVDVELTTARRELVPRLTLLVDAFDIPALPAPIAADDYELAWLRYAGWERLAAGTPQVRTGEPTIDETNHDSPTA; this is translated from the coding sequence ATGATCTCAAGCCACCACCCACCCAAGCAGCCGTTATCGGTTGCGCACGAGAAAGGCATTGCCACCATGACCGTCACCGACCCACCCAGCCTGCGCACTCACGGGTGGGGCCCATCACCCCAACACCAGCTCGACCCGACCATGACCGCTGTCCGAGAGGCCCTATTCGGCACCGACCGCGCCCTCCACACACGAGTGCGCGCAGCGATGGTGGCGCTGGCAGACCAGCCGATCGCCGGGGCCACCCATGACGCCGAAGTGCGCCGCAGTTACGCCATGCTGCGACGGATCGTCGATGACCTGGGAGGCTCATCCCGCCATATCGCCGCCGATCCCGCGCTGCTGCGTGCGGTCTTCGATTGGGCGGCGATCGCCGCCCCGCGGTTGCTGCCGTTGTTGTCCGGACATTTCCGGCTTGTCATCGGCGGCATCGAGGAGCTGGGCAACGGCACTCTCTACCAACAGCATTGCTTGGCCGAACTGGACCGCGTCGACGCCGTCGGTGCGCTTCTGCACACCGAACTCGCGGGCACCAACGGCGTCGACATCCAAACCCTGGCGATCCGTCAGAGTGACGGAACATTCCTGCTGCGCACCCCGGTCGGCGGGGCTGTGAAATTCATGCCGAACTGTGCCGAAGCCTCCGTGCCGAAAACGGTGATCGTGACCGCCCGACTACTGGCGGATGGCGTGGATGAGGGGATCTTCCCGTTCCTGTTGCGGCTGCGCACACGCGCAGGGCTCGCGCCCGGGGTCCACGTTGCCCGCCTTCCGGAGAAGGCATGGGCGCCGATGGACAACGCGATGATCTTCTTCGACGATGTCGTGGTTCCCGGCGACGGCCTCCTCGCGGGAGACTGGGCCCGTTTCGTCGGCGGTCGCCTGGAGTGCGAGATGTCGCTGGGCGAGCGCTTCCACCGCACTATCAGCCCCCTGCAGAACGGTCGCAGCACCCTCGCCAGCGCGGCGATCGCGGGTGCCCGTGCTGGGATAGCGATCACCTGGCACTACGCCCGTCAGCGCCGTCCAGGCCGCGGTCCCCGGATGAGCGAACGCGACGCCGTCCTGCGCGATCTGACCTCCGCCGTCGCGCAGGTCTATGCCATGACCGCCCTCGCCCGCGACGTCCACGAGCACTTGGGCAGCGATTCGGACACCACCGGATCGGTGCGCGCGATGCTGGCCAAACCGATCATCTCCAACACCGCACTCGCCGTGCTGTCGCTCTGCCGCCAGCGTTGCGCGGCCCAAGGCGCGCTGCGGGTCAACGGCATCACCGACTGGGCGGGAAACGTCGAAGGCATCATCACTGCCGAAGGCGAGAATCAGGTCTTGCAGGTCGCGACCGGCAAACTGGCCCACCAGGTCGCCGCGGGCCGCGCGCCCGGTCACATGAACGTCGTTGACCTGCAAGTCTGCGATCCGCCGACCGGAAACCCGTGGTGGCGGCAGCTGCTCCTCGACCGCGAAACCATGCTGGCCCTCTCGGCACGTTCCGGGGAAACCGGCCCTGATGTGTTGGGTGCGGACTCCGCGGCGATCGAACTGTCCACGGCGACCGCCGAACGACTCGCCGCCGACTCACTGCTCTCAGCGGCTGAACACAGTGCGGATCGACGAGCCCGCGCAACGCTGGAAACAGTTGCCGCCGTGTACGGGTTGGAACGCGTGCGCGCCAGCGCCAACTGGGTCACCGCTCGTGGGCTGCTGACCCCCGAACTCGCCGCCCAGGTCGATGTCGAGCTCACCACGGCGCGGCGCGAACTCGTCCCCCGCCTGACTTTGCTGGTGGATGCCTTCGACATTCCTGCACTGCCAGCGCCGATCGCTGCCGATGACTACGAACTCGCGTGGCTGCGGTACGCCGGGTGGGAACGGTTGGCCGCGGGGACGCCACAGGTGCGCACCGGGGAGCCAACGATCGATGAGACAAACCATGATTCGCCCACTGCATGA
- a CDS encoding SCO6880 family protein, which yields MTARVYGRWERPRSAGFVGLTWGVSMLGLALIVMVMVGFMITRSLSVAAGLIVAAALVFTPLAITRNGRTGWEIAILRVQFAAARARGEHVYQAGRFSKIPGIAKLPGLLADSRLSEYETAGGKRFAMLHIRRSDHYTVVLRVIPRGKELADQAQIDAWVEGYGQFLATQSRGGEVVAVTSILENVVETRLKQAREVTRLVRPDAPAYAQAVMREAAADIGGVGVRIEARIAITYRAIGKGRIRRDEAEQAREIGNRLQGILSQLARAGLPATPLQAWEVLGLVRTRYDLAAQRDVEAAGPDITGSQSWDSVGPIAHQDRWDHYVHDGARSITWEMDAAPRGAVMETVLEELLRPRADVPRKRVAIVYRLHSAAEATTLVDSDFRDAVAAEQTERGIASASARIRVANTQASREEQARGAGLTRFGVLVTVTDHLDGDLPGIEASVQGMAAASRLGVRRCYGSQAATFAASLGIGLILPEHTSISKRVSS from the coding sequence ATGACGGCTCGCGTGTATGGCCGCTGGGAACGTCCCCGCTCGGCCGGGTTCGTCGGATTGACCTGGGGTGTGTCGATGCTCGGGTTGGCGCTGATCGTCATGGTGATGGTCGGGTTCATGATCACTCGATCGCTGTCGGTAGCCGCGGGCCTGATTGTGGCTGCGGCGCTGGTGTTCACGCCCTTGGCGATCACTCGCAATGGCCGCACCGGCTGGGAGATCGCGATATTGCGGGTGCAGTTCGCCGCTGCCCGCGCCCGCGGTGAGCACGTCTACCAGGCCGGTCGATTCTCCAAGATTCCCGGCATCGCGAAACTGCCTGGGCTGCTGGCTGATTCGCGGCTCTCGGAGTATGAAACCGCAGGCGGGAAACGCTTCGCCATGCTGCATATCCGCCGCAGCGATCACTACACGGTGGTGCTGCGGGTGATCCCCCGCGGCAAGGAGTTGGCCGATCAAGCCCAGATCGACGCCTGGGTGGAGGGGTACGGCCAATTCCTGGCCACCCAGAGCCGCGGTGGGGAAGTGGTCGCGGTGACCTCGATCCTCGAGAACGTGGTCGAAACCCGCCTCAAGCAAGCCCGGGAAGTCACCCGCCTGGTCCGCCCCGATGCCCCGGCTTACGCCCAAGCGGTGATGCGGGAAGCCGCCGCCGACATCGGCGGGGTCGGGGTGCGCATCGAAGCCCGCATCGCCATCACCTACCGAGCCATCGGCAAAGGCCGCATCCGCCGCGACGAAGCCGAGCAAGCCCGCGAGATCGGTAACCGCCTGCAAGGTATCCTGTCCCAGCTTGCCCGCGCAGGTTTGCCGGCGACGCCGCTGCAGGCATGGGAAGTACTCGGGCTGGTGCGCACCCGCTACGACCTGGCCGCTCAACGCGACGTCGAAGCCGCGGGCCCGGACATCACCGGCTCGCAGTCGTGGGACTCGGTGGGGCCGATCGCGCACCAGGACCGCTGGGATCACTACGTCCACGACGGTGCCCGCTCGATCACCTGGGAGATGGACGCTGCCCCGCGCGGCGCGGTTATGGAAACGGTGCTCGAGGAGTTGCTGCGCCCCCGCGCGGATGTGCCACGCAAGCGGGTGGCGATCGTGTACCGGCTGCATTCGGCGGCCGAGGCCACCACCCTGGTCGACTCGGACTTTCGGGATGCGGTCGCTGCTGAGCAAACCGAACGCGGCATCGCCTCGGCGTCGGCGCGGATCCGGGTCGCCAATACCCAAGCCTCCCGCGAGGAGCAAGCACGCGGCGCGGGTTTGACCCGTTTCGGAGTGTTGGTGACCGTCACCGATCACCTCGATGGGGACCTGCCCGGGATCGAAGCGTCGGTCCAGGGGATGGCCGCTGCGTCCCGGCTCGGGGTGCGCCGCTGCTACGGCTCCCAAGCCGCGACGTTCGCCGCGTCGCTAGGGATCGGGTTGATCCTGCCCGAGCACACCTCGATCTCCAAACGGGTGTCGAGTTGA